A stretch of the Acanthopagrus latus isolate v.2019 chromosome 9, fAcaLat1.1, whole genome shotgun sequence genome encodes the following:
- the cd28 gene encoding cytotoxic T-lymphocyte protein 4 isoform X1, giving the protein MYLAHCMMEWTVLTILSLCLPVLCAVEVTQPYRVVSTDGTAQLQCFIRHQLSYLSFENPDLEVLRVTLLRGLHSSQEVCSSNFTQQREGGVEREGRLQCSAQVRGGAVELTVSGLKAEHTDMYRCKIEVFYPPPYLHLTGNGTLIHVLGSSDCHVQEAHRQTAPQDDEEEDEEDKEEMATFSVPVGALMILIIIVLIIIISFQTLQCQGKKREMVLPGVLHKADAAAFSCNENIA; this is encoded by the exons CTGTGGAGGTGACCCAGCCCTATAGAGTAGTGAGTACTGATGGTACGGCTCAACTCCAATGCTTCATCCGACATCAACTGTCTTACCTGAGCTTCGAAAACCCTGACCTGGAGGTGCTCCGCGTGACTCTGCTCAGAGGTCTCCACAGCAGCCAGGAAGTCTGCTCGTCCAacttcacacagcagagagagggaggtgtggagagagaggggagg TTGCAGTGTTCTGCTCAGGTGAGGGGGGGTGCTGTAGAGCTAACAGTGTCCGGGCTGAAAGCCGAACATACAGATATGTATCGCTGCAAGATAGAGGTCTTCTACCCACCACCATACCTGCATCTCACTGGCAACGGCACACTCATTCATGTCTTGG GAAGCTCTGACTGTCATGTGCAGGAGGCTCACAGACAGACTGCACCccaagatgatgaagaagaggatgaggaggacaaagaggagatgGCAACATTTAGTGTCCCTGTGGGTGCACTGATGATATTGATCATCAtcgtcctcatcatcatcatctctttcCAG ACTCTCCAGTGCCaaggaaagaagagggagatggtCTTGCCTGGTGTGCTTCACAAAGCGGATGCTGCTGCATTTTCATGCAATGAAAACATTGCATGA